The Hymenobacter sp. GOD-10R genome includes a window with the following:
- a CDS encoding bifunctional ADP-heptose synthase yields the protein MPPLTSPATLPELFDAFNNLTALIVGDVMMDAYVWGKASRLSPEAPVPVVNVSRIEQRLGGAANVALNVQALGATPLLCAVIGEDAGGDQMLHLLEEKNLSAEGIVRSAFRPTTVKQRILASDQHLLRIDSEVETDLNAEESARLTIRYEALLARADVVIFEDYDKGVLNAASIQHFIDLARQRGIPTVVDPKKKNFLSYQHCTLFKPNLKELREGLKLDFSETDADRPKFEAAVAQLRELLTPEIVLVTLSERGVFSESDATGRTYIPAHLRSISDVSGAGDTVISIAALCIALGLPAPSTAALANLGGGLVCEQVGVVPIEKQRLLKEAVAARVLD from the coding sequence ATGCCTCCGCTTACGTCACCCGCCACGCTGCCCGAGTTATTCGACGCTTTCAATAATCTAACCGCCCTGATCGTGGGCGACGTCATGATGGATGCTTACGTGTGGGGCAAGGCCAGCCGCCTCTCCCCCGAAGCTCCAGTGCCAGTGGTGAATGTGAGCCGCATTGAGCAGCGGCTAGGTGGCGCGGCCAATGTGGCGCTGAATGTACAAGCCCTAGGTGCCACGCCGCTACTTTGCGCTGTGATAGGGGAGGATGCTGGGGGCGACCAAATGCTGCACCTGCTGGAAGAAAAGAACCTCTCCGCCGAAGGCATTGTGCGAAGTGCATTCCGCCCGACCACGGTAAAGCAGCGCATTCTGGCCTCCGACCAGCACCTGTTGCGCATCGATTCGGAGGTCGAAACGGACTTGAACGCAGAGGAAAGCGCCCGACTCACCATTCGCTACGAAGCCCTATTGGCCCGCGCCGACGTGGTCATCTTCGAGGATTACGACAAAGGCGTGCTGAACGCAGCGAGTATCCAGCACTTCATCGATCTAGCTCGCCAGCGCGGCATTCCAACGGTGGTTGACCCGAAGAAAAAGAACTTTCTTTCCTATCAGCACTGCACTCTGTTCAAGCCTAATTTGAAGGAGCTGCGCGAGGGCTTAAAGCTAGACTTCAGCGAAACGGATGCGGACCGCCCTAAGTTTGAGGCTGCCGTGGCACAATTGCGCGAGCTGCTTACGCCCGAAATCGTGCTCGTAACGCTTTCGGAGCGTGGGGTGTTCAGCGAGTCGGATGCGACGGGCCGCACCTACATTCCGGCGCACTTGCGCAGCATCTCCGATGTTTCGGGCGCCGGCGACACGGTTATCAGCATTGCCGCTTTGTGTATTGCGCTTGGGCTGCCGGCGCCATCAACAGCGGCGTTGGCCAACCTAGGTGGGGGCTTGGTGTGCGAACAAGTGGGCGTGGTCCCGATCGAAAAGCAGCGTTTGTTGAAAGAAGCCGTTGCGGCGCGGGTGCTCGACTAA